tactttcaattctccctttagtgattatacacgtttagggcttccacaaaccatgagtgacacctagcagtatgtcatggttacccaagctaatcagaagaggtggagaacctattcagtttaggattacaatgcaatacagtctttctctaatacaatactcttgaccacattgtttggtttgatagtttattcatgtctactatccaatgtgattcatttacttatatgattaccttgaatgtgatttggaacaacttcctaaatctcattcatactctggccagagattcttaatcatatcattgagtattctccctcaaacggtttgaaggttagagatcccttgttgcgcattcacttgcctccatggctaagtggcttaaccccaactatgccgtggacacccgcgaatggagtgactttgacataatcaaagatcaaggacctaaccacaagacaaccatgatgcctcaggtcaaatgactactttgcattatcccaaccttgagttctcatgtgacatgagtatgagaactcttcgttgatcgtgttcagtgaactcattccttattgagcacctacgtacttgtcttggtgtcagtcacaccaatgactcgagaccagtcactctcactaagagaagacatagcacatactgatcttaacggactgtcaatgcccaattggcaatcctatgatcaggaacgtttaggatatgtatacgaaagagaatggtctcatgaatctaacttctttaaattacattatcctaattacatattccttggattcatcgtttaagcatataacatttatatgaaacggcttaaaacaataatctatacccttgatattaaactagattagtttaacatgtgaaatgtccgtaaagtatcatcatatgattggttttagggcacatttctaaCACTTACATGTGGTTAGAAAAAATCTTTGGAATCCATTGTCAGACCCTATGCATTGGACCTAAGCGTTTTCGATTAGACTAAACTTAGCTGACTTGACTAAGGCACTTCCGTATATTAGAGCTCTTTTGAAATAAATTTTCATGTTAGGGATTTCCTAGTCTCTTCATAAGACAAATGGTGCCGCATAACGTACTTAACTTAGTACGCTGGTTTCAGATAGAAGTAATCATACTCGAGGTTGGAGTTCAGAGTCACCCATCGGATGATTTCTAGATCGCCATTTTGCTTATTCCCTCGAATGGCCAGAGCCCAAGTTTGATTATAATGACCCACAACACTTGCTTGTGGATGCTATCCTAAATATGAAGTTTTCGTTGTTGGCTAGTGTTAGGTGCCTAAGTCATTGCATAAGATGTTACTTCTTTCACCAAGATGACTTGCTTGTGGACAATTGATGCGATAAACTTGGATCAATCATAGGCTCATAGGTAGGAGCTGCACATGATAGAGGCTAACTTAAGTCAGAATGTAGCTCATGCATGTGGCTTATTATCGCTCTCCATGCACGTGTCTACGCATAGGCCAAGTCGTAGTAAGAGAGTATGTGTGTTACAATCTTGTAAAGAATACCATACTAGAAAGATGGTCAGAGATTATCCTAGAGATGATCTTAGAGATcccattgttttgttttgaaaggAGACAACTATGGTAGAGAAGATGATCCCAGCTCCCTGATAAATACTCGTGCTCAGATATTTATAGTAATCTTGAGAGTCCTTGTAGTGAGAGTAATCCCAATGAAATTGAGAGACTATCTAGAAAGAATCTAGGATAAGATATCCAATCCTCCTAAGATTATGATTACGTTGCCTAATCCTTAAGACTTGAATTAGGGTTTGCTTAATTGAGAGACAAGTATTATCTTCAATGGGCTTAGAGCTAATGGAGCCGTGCCGGACTATCCTGGCCTTTGATATTTTAGAAGCATGATAGGGATTGTGATTTGAGATAAAATTTTCTCAATCCTCCTTAAATTTCAATTAGGAGCTCGTTGGGGAGCCCATTGAAGAAGCTCTAATAGTACCACTATTTTAATAATATTGTAAATAAAAGctctatttctattttttttttttttagagaattgttattagcaattcaaaattctcattctacactcctaactttctatattttaaaagaaaaatacacttatgaggagtatagaatgagatttttggagtgctaataacacttccctttttttaatttattattcatAAGGGAGGgtttgaaactattacaataatttaggggaGATTGTAGTTTTGAACATGGGACGCATGTGTAAAAACCCGATACTCTATCCACTAGGATATGGTCTCTAAATTTTTCAAAAGAGCACCATTTGTGCTATATCGTTTCTTCCTTTTTTGCCTATATGTCACTTTGTAGAACTGATAGGAGGAGAGACACTCAGTAGTTAGTGAGAGGACTTGACAAGCtagaaaaaatattaaatccCCATGGTTGAGAACTGTAAAATTACGCCTGCTTCAATGGAATTCTTAAGAAATTTCAATatgtggaaattaaaaaatatttccaTCACATAATTAGCCATTTCGTTTTTTATTTCGCCAAACTTGGAAGTTCCTTTATTTCTATAAGCTAAATTACTCCTTGCTTTTACAAATTCCCAACATTTTCTTGCGCAGGCAAACACACAGTAAGTGAGACAATCCTTTCTAGAAATAATTGGCCAACTGTACAGAAAATGGCATCCAACTAAAGTGATAATTTTGATGAAAGTGTCGTATGGCGAGGTCACCCTTCCAAGAGAAGGAcagctttcttttctttccataaATGGGTAATGGGCATGAGTGAGTCTCAGTATATGTTTATAGGAGGAGGATTATCCCCCCTCCTAATCTCTTTCTCTTTCCCTCTTTTCCTACttgaacggttacggttaagtcacgttaatattttatattatttttttgtagagACAATAAGATAAAAAGCAATGTGTGAGAGAAGGGAAAGGAAAGACATGGAAATAAGAGGGGAAAGAATTCTACTCTATGTTTATAAACATTAGGGCTCACTAGCTAGTAACTTAATATGTCGCTAATCATGCATTTAAGTTCACTCTACAATATTTCTGAAGGATCTGGCAATTAAGTTTTATATCTTTATTCATATATTATCCATACAAAATTTCGTtcagataaaaaattatttagctATTTGATTATTACAGTGAAAATTTAATTGTATTTTCAGCGACACTGTGTTATCTATACAAAATTTTGTAAGAATCATTTGTGAATAAAGATTTAAAATATGAATTGTCCAGATTGTGAAAAAATATTGTCGATTGGGCCCAAATGCATAGTTAACGTCATATTAAGTCACTAACTGGTTGGGGCTTGCACGCTCCTATACTTATAAATATCATCCAAATTTAAAATGTGTACCATcactttttttaaatattgtatGAACATAATCAGTTGAAATGATACAAAGGGTTATTTTACAGAGGATTTTTGTATTTATGAGTAATATTGTTTAGCTATACAAAATTAACTACATTACCGACAGTGCCTCTTACACAAATGATCCTCACATGCAATAGTAGGACTTACGTTTTACGACTTACTTAATAAAGTGTATATCAACAAAATGATTAGTTTGTGATTCTAAATAGTATATTTTTTAGAAGGATAAAACTAAAACGTaaaaatcaaaaactaaaaacgaaatgatTATTAGACGCCTTCAGCTTGGttaattttgagaaaaaaaattatcttgaCGAGGGAGAGCTAATAAAGAACCAAATTGAGGCCATCCTTTTGAAATTCAaactctccccccccccccccaaactaTTCTTTCTTTAATCCAACCCATTTTTATGATAGAGTAATATAATATAGACTAACTTTTTATGCTACATTTGTAAATCATGCGATGTgttactaataaaaaataaacacgttaattattatttaagtaataattcaatcatcaacaaatagGTCATATTATTTAtaaagggatactttggatgcggtccctaatctttaacattctttgattataaccttaatagtattcaaagtttgatcaaagtcccttgactttgtacacctcattatattacaattaatatttatatttttatggttttgacattaattgtttgatattttatgagatttataatcatataaatttaaaatccctcattataatactattagaaatggttacaataaaaaaattcaaacattttgaatgaataaatggataaaaactatgtaaaaataagaaataataaatggcaaaagaatgtatccatagtgttaaaaaaattggtacattttacaaaaaaatccaTTTCACATATAGCAAAGTGGTACatcaataaagaagaatgggtacattataaataaattagggtacagataaaagattaaaaaaattaaaatataggcgctaaaagaaattaatacatgggtacaaaataaaactaaaaagaaaatactacaaatttaaaaaaaaaaatgttgcaaattaaaagtgggtacaaagtaaaaatataaatatgtgatacaaagtttaggcataaaacataaatataccatatgtaatttttctatcattgattaaatatacaatgtcacatgacggtatacacatgggtacaaacacaaataaaactttaaaaaatatgggcacaaaaagaaactaatatatgggtacaaattaaaaatgaaaaaaaataggtacaaactaaaaataaaaatatatgataaaaaaatttagctataaatataattatactaatggtaacatttttaacactaaaggaatatatttaaaaataaaaatattttattattcaaataattaatgatgttattaatacaccttgatcaaaaattaaaaatgaatagaaatttaatcaatggagtagtaaAAAGAAGAATGTGACCATAATTTCTCCATTTATAAAATATAGTGTAAATATATGATTTTCTTAACATTACCCTTCAGTTAGATAAGGAAAAAACTGGAAACCAAATGCGGAAGGACCTTTTCATGGGTGGTGTAGGCGGGTCCCAATGCACACGGTTCCAAAGCCTTTTTGGCACCCTACAAATACCCACATTCCCCCTCCCTGCTTTGCCATCATCACCCACTACTCCTCAAACATCACCTTCACTCTCTCtcatcccctctctctctctctctctctctctctactattATTTTCTGCAACTCTTGCAACCCTTCACTCCTTTAGTGGTCTCTCTTTACACCAGAGACCTCTGTTGGATGCTTTCTTTCTCTGAATCTCTCATCAGGTAAATTAAACAGCTAGCTCAGCTGGTTTTGTATTTTCTTATTCACATGCATGCATGTAACAAGccatattatttttctttgtaaCTTGAAATTTTGTTGCAGTCTTCAGCAACTTGTTTTTCTGATTTTCCTCTTGTTTCTTCTATCTATCTATTTACGCAGCTAGCACTCGCACAAGCTACTTCGAATCTTAGCTGATTCAGTAAGATGGGTTCTCTCAGCAAAAGCGTAACCAGCTCGCCATCTTCTGATTTCATGAAGAACAATATGGAGCAAGAAGTGGTCACTGAGAAGCGAGGGATCGTAGCCATTCTCAGCCCGTCCGACTCCGAAAGAACCAAAGCCGCTTCCTTGCGACGAACACTGTCCGCGGACATGTCGTCCAAAAGATGGCTGGCTCAACACGGTTTCTCTCCCATGAAGAAGATTGCGTCATCCGAAGAACTCTGTGCCTCCGTAGACATTCGGGACGACTCATCTTCATCGTCCGAAGATGTAGGTCATTACCAAGATCAAAGGAAGGCCAAATTCCATATTTGGAGCTCAATTGATGAGCAAGCTCAGAAgcaaaaaaccaaaaccgaGGCTGCAAAGCAGCAGCCGGGACAAGCCGATCTTTGGAGCTCGATTGTATGTCAAAAGGCCAACGAAGAAGAGGCGAGCAAAGCGGCACCTTATGTTCATCCTCTTGTGAAGAAACAATCGAGCTCTTTGACTAAAAAGAGTCTTGAAGTCTGCACTGAAAGTCTCGGATCCGAGACTGGCTCTGAAGGGTTTGCTTCATACCCTACTTCGGAGACCGGTGACGTAGAAATAGTGGAGAAAGAGACGGAAGTAGAGCAAGCCGCAGTTCAACAAcagcaagaagaaaaagagaagccTCAGCTGTCACAAGCATTTGATGGGAATGAATTTCGGGTTGTCAAGTACAACTCTGCTGCTAGTAAGAAATTGCCTTCCGTTCGATCTTTCCCTCCACCTCTTCCGTCTTTATCAGGATGTGACGGGGAATCTGTTTGCATGAGGACTCGTCGCGACAATGGGCGACTAGTCCTTGAAGCGGTGTCTATGCCTTCCCTGAACAACTTCCGTGCTCAACGCCAAGATGGTCGCCTTGTCCTCACATTTCTCAATTCTACTTCGAGCTCTTGCGAGGTGCCTAAGTTTGAAGAGGTTGCTAATGAAGAAGAGAAAATTAGAGAGGAAGAATTTGAGGAAAATGTGAACTTTGAGGAAggagagaaggaaaaagaaagcgaaaaaagtgatggtgatggtgatgatgttgatgaggatgaggaggaagaaagTGATGAGTTTGAGAAagccagaaaagaaaatggaatcAGAAGAATAGAAATTGTGATGGAGGAAGCACCAAGAGTACTAACAAGTAGAGTGACAAATGTTCACAGGTTAGCACTAATGATGAATAAGCCAATTGGGTTAGACAATAAGGCTCATGGGTGGACTAACAAGTTCAATGAAGTAGTGAAATATGGAGGGGTTCAAGAGGAGGTCGAAGTGGTTGAGACAACCACAATTTCAAGGTCACTCCCTCCACTGCCTGGTCGTGTCGCTCGAATGATACCTAAGCCACCGGCCACCACAaaaacagcagcagcagcagcctcTTTCAACGCTTACGAGTACCATTGGCGCACCAATCCCACAACAACTGCCGCTCTTAAACCTCTTCCGCCGCCAACGTCGCAGTCCCTCAAAAGTAATGGCTTTATGTCCCAGAATCAGTTGGCAAATGAGCAGCAACAATTGCTGGTTTTGAGAGGGAACAAAGGGGATCAATTGGTTACTTTTTCAAAGGGTTGCAAAGAGCCTAGAATAAGATCTCTTCTATTTTGGGAGCCTTATTGCATTGCCACCTCTTGATTATCCAAATCCTCGTAACCCAAGTGTTAATCCAAATCCTTTACTACTCACTACCCATTATTAATCTACTCGATCGATCCATCCTTCGTTTTCTGATCCCCTCCATTCTTTAGGGTTTAtgtagtaaaaaaaatataaaaaaaaaaaaaacataagaggGAGGGAAAGCTTGGAAAGCTTTGGTTCAGAAGATCAAACTACATATGAtctcagagaaagagagagcagATTTCAACAGTGCGTGTCATAtatatggtatatatatatttatatcccTCTGTTATAGTAGCTAAAACAAAATCTTAGCCTCATCTTTGACGACTGTCTTGTCTGTCTATGCATTATGATTTgtgtttcttctttctttgcttTTGTAAACCCTAAGCCAATTGGATTTTAATATCGGTCTTGTCTTCCGGAATTGGTGTTTATTTTGGGAACATCATGATCACTCTTGATATGTGCTTTCTGTTGTTTGGGTTTAGGTTATTCGTATGACTGTGATGGATCCCACTAAATTATATTGGCATATACTAAACCTACACCTTAAAACAAGTTAAATACTTTTACTCGATATTAAGCTGAGAAGTAAATTATCTagctaaactttttttttttatacacgtggtatttttttaactaattgTAAACTTAAAGAGAGCAATTTGAATTCAAATGCATAGAGAAGAGCATATCCACTCTAACCAATATAGTTATGTATCTCTTTCTTGTATATACATCATGCATGCAATAATTTTAGTGTCAACAAACTTGTGTATTAAACATACCGATGTGTCAAACTGCCACCAGGACCAACTTGAGATTCTGTATGCAGGAAAAAGCAATGGGTCCTCTTAAAAAAAATGTCGAGTCGCTTAATCAAAAGTTAATTGTCAATTattactacggtctagtggtattcttttttatttgtaaatgtGAGGCaacagcagagagagagagagtagtagAGCCAAAATTTTAACTCAAGACCGCCCAAAAGTCTCATCCTAAAATGCTTCTCTTATctaagaaaaataaagatatGCCATGTTCTGAGCTACCGATCACCATCATTTGGGTTTGGTATGACGTCGCTCTTGTCATCCTCTTCCTCAACTCATCTCCGATCCCATGCCTAGTATCACAactcaaattcaaaataaaagtcCTTTTtaagaaagaatgaaggaagTTCTCCTGcctactttctctctccctcttctaaTCACCTGAGTCTCCCAAAACTCACAATGATGCTATTTAACTACACAAAAGCCACCAATTTTAAATCAAACCTAGTGAAGGAAATAAGGAAAAGATTTTGATTGGGGTCTTAATGTCCTGAAAAATCTTTGAAATCAGAGgcataattctatttttttttcttgtgtgaAGAAAATGTCAAGGTGGGTATATTCGGTGTCTTTGACCCCAATAACTTACTTTTCCACCAACTAAATTCAAGACTCAATtgcaaaaaaatatcaaaagacTTTTTGTCTtggtcaaatgatagatttgttagattaaaagacttttgttcattttatatatatttcaggTAAGTAGGCCGATATTAAAATCTCATTGGCTTatgttttattgtttattaaaagaCTGTTTCTTCTTTCTATACATATTggttcatttatatatatatatatatatatatatattattgtttattaataatttaatatcaaTTGCCTGTCTATTAACAAATCTGTGTTTAATTTGAGCATTTGATATTAATAAACAATGAAAATAACACGTGTGAAGTCCCAAGTGTATGTTTACTAAGCATACAAATACAAGAAGCTGAACTTAAAAGTTAGCTTatatacatgcatgcatgcctTCAAAACCTTCTCTTTGCACAAAAGAATAGCAAGTCTCTACTGTAAtcgtttttaagaaaaaaatttcaccCCCATTACAATTAAATTATGGCTCTGCCACCGGTGTGAGGCCTTAAGTTTGGATGTCATGAGTTCAATACCAATTTGTCTCCTTACCCCCTTAATGTAAATATCTCATTGTtcaaaaaaaagttaataaaaaaattacaaaaaaagtcATATAACAAATGAAAAATGATAGACATATTTTGAGGGAGGTGCTATATGCACACTTCTCTTAATTTCCAGCCgtcagatcaaatgaattaaagaatatcaattgacaaaaattaataagggtgtgttagaaataaaaatgggtGCATGAATAGCACTACTCTATTTTTATCCTCCTACACACCCATGTTTAATCTTATTTGAtgttttcgtttgatttattttgtattagctCCCATAACAACTAAAAGTCCTTTTTTTACCAACTTGCATGAGTTTcatggagtaggattctctctcctttttttttcctctccccttccctcccctcctatttgacacatagttaagtcacgtcaacatcttatattaattttatatggaaagaaaaagataatagagaatgtgagaggaggggagagaaggggatggaaagaaaaggggagagaatcctaatcCGAGCTTCAAACCCAACACTAGTTGAATTGACAAGGAGTACACCACCAAACATGATAGAATTGAGTCTATATTAATCTAGGTTTGCACGTTTTCCAtatgaaaaatgatgaacaCATCAccttaaatttgaaaataagtCTAACTAATGCGAATGGAAGGATTTAAAAAgagaaatttggattttttttattttttattattactaCAAGCAATATTTGAACCTATGACGGAATAGGGTAATGCCGcgaattttgttttcttttcaattttatcagtTGTTTTGTATGAATGTAATTTGTATACAGTCAACGTAGGAATATTGTAAATGTAAATGGGGTGCCTAGAAAAataggagttttaacgaaaagaacctggtactattcattcttaatcaaaaTGATATTTTGTATATGAAAAGTCCATAATGGATCGggctcttttctttatttactcttatgtcATTACAGCGGGATCCACAATGATGTTGACATTTATGTCTGGTAATACATCATTTTACATTATGCTAATTTACAGCTAGCTCTTCAGTCAAATTATTCCAATACTGTTCATTGCCTTCTACTAGCTctgcatctctttctctatcttctttcaccttgtaatatatttttgttgtttcttctttgaaattttggggcttccaataaggctgatgactgattcttgtcttgctgtaaatatacatctattcttcttctgctactagtaccatgtcatacctaaaatcttcaaactcatccaaagcaaacatttggatccctctaaattttaaaatttctttgtaTGAAGAAGTCCACCTATGTGAGGAGATAGAGATAGTCTAAAGGACTCTTCATTAATCATGGCTATATGCCTAActttctccttatgcatatgTAAATACCAGTCTGGAGGACTACTAATAAAgcttatgcaaatttctttccacctttccagataatcttctgctacttttataagtttttcaggaaatgattctagttgagaaatacggttaatgaatattttatcaagataaccaaactctaatagtaaggcaggggtaacttctaccacattatgctttttctgatgctcataactaaaatgtcatggtttaaaatctctcatgttaatcCTGGCCACAGCTATACTAACctctggtttacaaatacaattttttgtactatcacaaagacatggtggatacatctttgtaataatattcatccctggttttggatcaaagatggactcatacaaagcacattgtaattgtaattgtaactcctTCATGGACTGTGATGCTATActcaggatctcattttgcatatctggtggcattattcttaattttacttctgaaatttcttctaataaaacatcatttaatattaagtctgaagatatattcctaagaaaactttcatatttttcttgtttttctttgtcactcagaaCCTGATGCTGCTCATTATTTTGATGTTGCTCCATTTCAACATCttcttctaagagctcaatcttaatttcttctatgagctcattagcctcttgttctatgggtttaataacctcttttcctttatccttatgctgatcaatttctaaacctattttcaattctcttttcaaggtgtcacttgtcttttgctgcattctaagagattggagttcttggttcGTTTTGGTAAACTTGCcaagtaatgactcatggtccCTTGAGATGACTTGAAGATTGTGCCCAAGAGAATGAATATGCTGCTAGTTttggtggaaattaaaattaaagctatcaaactcttgttccaaggctctaattaatttttcatgacctaacctcatgCTTGACTGCTTAATTTGGATATTCCAAACAATTATCTAAGAAAACCTGCTGCCTATCAGAAAGCTCTGGTACCCTTGACCTGTAtctcagagttggatttctgattccttcaacaatattgccattaaagttgaacgtaggtactggtggtgatgctgGTCTACTCATGCTATTTTAAAATCCACTGAATGGTGGAGGTTGATGGTGCATCATCATGCCATTAAAAGAAACTATTCTGCCTTGTAGCCTTGTGCTATTTGCTgatgatggtccacgatattTCATA
This window of the Malus domestica chromosome 03, GDT2T_hap1 genome carries:
- the LOC103425293 gene encoding protein FAF-like, chloroplastic, which gives rise to MGSLSKSVTSSPSSDFMKNNMEQEVVTEKRGIVAILSPSDSERTKAASLRRTLSADMSSKRWLAQHGFSPMKKIASSEELCASVDIRDDSSSSSEDVGHYQDQRKAKFHIWSSIDEQAQKQKTKTEAAKQQPGQADLWSSIVCQKANEEEASKAAPYVHPLVKKQSSSLTKKSLEVCTESLGSETGSEGFASYPTSETGDVEIVEKETEVEQAAVQQQQEEKEKPQLSQAFDGNEFRVVKYNSAASKKLPSVRSFPPPLPSLSGCDGESVCMRTRRDNGRLVLEAVSMPSLNNFRAQRQDGRLVLTFLNSTSSSCEVPKFEEVANEEEKIREEEFEENVNFEEGEKEKESEKSDGDGDDVDEDEEEESDEFEKARKENGIRRIEIVMEEAPRVLTSRVTNVHRLALMMNKPIGLDNKAHGWTNKFNEVVKYGGVQEEVEVVETTTISRSLPPLPGRVARMIPKPPATTKTAAAAASFNAYEYHWRTNPTTTAALKPLPPPTSQSLKSNGFMSQNQLANEQQQLLVLRGNKGDQLVTFSKGCKEPRIRSLLFWEPYCIATS